Proteins encoded within one genomic window of bacterium:
- a CDS encoding aspartate kinase, with amino-acid sequence MKPLVVQKYGGSSVADAVKIKKVAARVIRKKQSGYDVVVVVSAMGKTTDRFIDLALEVTDSPPDREMDMLM; translated from the coding sequence ATGAAACCGCTCGTTGTTCAGAAATACGGAGGGTCCTCGGTTGCCGATGCCGTGAAGATCAAAAAGGTCGCGGCCAGGGTAATCAGAAAAAAGCAGAGTGGCTATGATGTTGTCGTTGTCGTGTCCGCCATGGGCAAAACGACCGACCGGTTCATTGACCTCGCGCTCGAAGTAACCGATAGTCCCCCCGACCGTGAAATGGACATGCTCATGT